One Nitrospirota bacterium genomic window, GAGTAAGTATGACCTTGTCCATATCCATGCGGTAGGCCCATCGCTCCTCGTACCGTTAGCAAGACTTCTGAGGCTTAATGTTGTTGCCACTAACCATGGGCCGGATTATGACAGGCAGAAATGGGGGCATGTTGCTAAAAGTATGTTGAGGCTTGGAGAAGGCGCAGGGGCAAGGTACAGTCCTGAACTTATTGTAGTCTCAAGGCATATACAGGGACTGATTAGAAAAAAGTATGACAGGGACTCCACGTATATCCCTAATGGCGTTGACTTCCCTGAGAAACTCCCACCTGACAACATTGTCACTAAATACGGGTTAACTCCATGCCAATATATATTTGCAGTCGGGCGCCTTGTACCTGAAAAGTGATTTCATGATCTGATAGAGGCATTTCAAAGATTGTCGCCGGATCTATCCGGAGACTGGAAGCTGGTTATCGCCGGGGACGCAGACCATGAAGATAATTATAGCAGGAACCTGAAGGTTAAGGCTTCTAAAGACCCACGAGTCATAATGACCGGCTTTATAAAGGGTGATGTGTTGAGAGAGCTCTACTCAAATGCCGGGCTCTTTGTTCTACCCTCCTACCATGAGGGGCTGCCAATTGTGTTGCTCGAGGCAATGAGCTATGGGCTTCCAGTAATTGCCAGTTCTATTCCGGCCAATATGGAACTCGTATCAGAAGAGGAGACGTTTAAACCCGGGGATGTAGCTGGGCTGGCCGGTAAGATGGAGTTATTTATAAAAGCCCCCTGCCCTCTCCCGCGCGGGGAGAAGGTAACAAGTGAGAGGCTGAAGATGCTGAAAACTGAGTTCAACTGGGACAGCATCGCAGAGAGGACGCTAAGGGTATACCGGAAGGCATTAGGGCTCACGAACGTCTTCATTTAATCATAATCAATGCTTAAAGAAGAGAAACAACTTGTCCACAAGATAGCAATTGTGGCTGACTCCCTTGTGATAGGAGCCGCATTTTTATTGGCCTATTTCCTGAGGGCCAATATTCAGGGCTATCCTTCTGCAATATTAGACTCATTACATAAGCTCCCGCTCTTACGGGATTACCTGTGGATAATGATGATAGTCATCCCGATTTGGATTGTCTCCCTATCACAAGCCGGGATATACAAGGAAATCAGGGAGAAGAGTTATGGAAATGTATTATGGAGCATCTTTGATGCCTCTCTACTTGCCATACTTATCTTTACCGCATTTGCCTTCTTACTGAAGTTGGATGTCCAGTCCAGGACATTTATTATAATCCTGTTTATCTGTACTTTCATTATGTTGTCTGCGGAGAAGATCACTGCACTCGCCACTCTGCGCTACATAAGGCGAAAGGGATATAACTACAGGGTCATCCTCATTGTGGGTACGGGTGAGAGGGCAAAGAATTTTATCAGTATCATCAAGGCACATCCGCACTGGGGTTTAAAGATACTCGGCCTTATTGATGAAGAGGACAGGGTCGGGATGACGGTTGAAGACCACAGGGTAATAGGTTCATTTAATGATATTTCCCGTATACTCGATGAAAATGTTGTGGATGAAGTTATGTTCATACTGCCGAGAAGGTGGCTGAGCAGTCTCGAGGATTATCTTAAGATATGTGAAGAGGTGGGGGTAAAGGCGACCGTGGCCATAGACTTCTTTAACACGGATATTGCGAGACCGGTTGTTACGGAGATGCACGGGTTGCCATTATTAACTTTTAACGCGGTTCCATTTAATATCTGGCATCTTGCCTTAAAACGTTTAACAGATGTCGTGGTCTCTGCATGCGGACTTATCCTGCTTTCACCGCTATTCCTTATACTCTCCCTGATCATAAAGATGACCTCTAAAGGGCCTGTATTCTTCAGGCAGACGAGGTGCGGTCTTAACGGACGGGGTTTTAGAATCTACAAGTTCAGGACAATGGCAACAGATGCTGAAGAAAGATTGAATGAGTTGATGAAATTTAATGAACGCAATGGTCCTGTGTTCAAGATGCAGAAAGACCCGCGAATAACCAGGATTGGGAGTGTGCTTAGAAAGACCAGTCTGGATGAGCTCCCCCAGCTTTTGAATGTTCTCATGGGAGATATGTCACTCATCGGGCCAAGACCCCCGCTCCCTGCCGAGGTAAAAAGATATGACCGGTGGCAGCGGAGGCGATTGAGTCTGCGCCCGGGGATAGCATGTATCCACGAGGTGGTTGCACGAAGTGATACAGACTTTGATGGATGGATGAGGCAGGACCTTGCATATATTGACAACTGGTCTCTCTACCTCGATGCGAGGATATTCACTAAGACAATCCTTGCCGTATTCAAGGGGAATGGTTGTTAAAAAGAATAACCATTTTCCTGTTGACTGCTGTCCTGGCCTCGTTTACTTATTTAGATGGCAGCGCCCTGGCAGGGCTCCTCGGTGATCGGATCAGACCTTACCTTTCTGTAAGAGAGGTCTATGACAACAATATATTCAGGGTCAGGGATGAAGGGCAGTTGAAGAGCAGTATTGGGGATGACCAACTCGCTGATCACCTGACGATATATAGCCTCGGGATGGGGCTGGATTACAGATGGAGCAGGCAGGGATTAGGTGTCCTGTTGAGGAAGGATTTCCTGCGATATGGTCATTACACTAATCAGGATTCCGGGCAGGACGATGTCAGGGGGGACCTTTCCCTGAAGGTTTTTGACCGTATCAGTGCAAAGATAACCGGAGGCTATAGCAGGTTGGCAGAGCCTAAGGAGAACTACCGGACTCAGGAGAAAAATGAACGGACGACTAAGGCTGCCGGAATATCGCTCGCCTACAACCTCCCGTCAGGCGTCGGGATCCATACTGCCCTGAACCGGGAGACGGTGGACTTCTCCCTTTCCGGGCTAGATAGCAGGGAGTACACGAGGAGTGTTTATTCAGGAGGCGTATCATATTCCTCATCTCCTGATACCGGATTTGATATCCATTATGAGAGGAACATCATTGACTATGATATAACTCAGTCCATTGGGGGGAGTCAGGTTAATAACGATAGTATTGGAGAGAGTGTTAGGGCTGGATTCAAAATGGGGATCAGCCCCGTGACATTATTATCTTTCAACACCGGGTATTTATGGAAAGGGCTCAGGGAGAACAGTGGGAGGGACTTTGAAGGCGTCGTTGGTAAAGCCGGGGTCAATTACGGTATGACAGGGAAATTGACCTTATCTCTTGCTGCGGAGAGGAGTCTGTACGAGGAGATTTTTCTCGATCAGATTTACAGCGTTAATGATTCCATAGGTCTGGGGTTAATGTACAAACCGGCAGCAAAGATAGATGTGTCCATTTACGGCGGCGCCTCCACAAAAACCTTCAAGGGTGATAGCAATATAGTGACTGATAATAGTGCGCCTGCAAGAAAAGACAGGTTTAAGGAGTTCAGGACAGGGATAACCTGGTCTCCAGTGAGAAGTCTTGCTGCAGACCTGCGCTACAGTTATACTACAAGAGATTCCAGCTTCGATATTTATAACTACAGAGATAATATTTTAGAGGCGGGCATGTCTTATAAGTTTTAGGCAGGTTTTTAGAACACTACCCTGAGTTATCGCTTCTTTGCCTCCCATACAAAAATCATAACGCCTTCAAGCCATTCCAATATCCGCTCCGGTGTAAATCTGAGTAATTCCTTCAATTCTTCACTCGAATATCCCCACCCTCTCCCCTACCCTCTCCCTGAGGGAGAGGGTAAGGAATGAGAGGTTAAGGCGGCTGGAGACGGAGTTCAACTGGGGCAGGATTGCAAAGAAGAC contains:
- a CDS encoding sugar transferase; translated protein: MLKEEKQLVHKIAIVADSLVIGAAFLLAYFLRANIQGYPSAILDSLHKLPLLRDYLWIMMIVIPIWIVSLSQAGIYKEIREKSYGNVLWSIFDASLLAILIFTAFAFLLKLDVQSRTFIIILFICTFIMLSAEKITALATLRYIRRKGYNYRVILIVGTGERAKNFISIIKAHPHWGLKILGLIDEEDRVGMTVEDHRVIGSFNDISRILDENVVDEVMFILPRRWLSSLEDYLKICEEVGVKATVAIDFFNTDIARPVVTEMHGLPLLTFNAVPFNIWHLALKRLTDVVVSACGLILLSPLFLILSLIIKMTSKGPVFFRQTRCGLNGRGFRIYKFRTMATDAEERLNELMKFNERNGPVFKMQKDPRITRIGSVLRKTSLDELPQLLNVLMGDMSLIGPRPPLPAEVKRYDRWQRRRLSLRPGIACIHEVVARSDTDFDGWMRQDLAYIDNWSLYLDARIFTKTILAVFKGNGC
- a CDS encoding outer membrane beta-barrel protein — its product is MLKRITIFLLTAVLASFTYLDGSALAGLLGDRIRPYLSVREVYDNNIFRVRDEGQLKSSIGDDQLADHLTIYSLGMGLDYRWSRQGLGVLLRKDFLRYGHYTNQDSGQDDVRGDLSLKVFDRISAKITGGYSRLAEPKENYRTQEKNERTTKAAGISLAYNLPSGVGIHTALNRETVDFSLSGLDSREYTRSVYSGGVSYSSSPDTGFDIHYERNIIDYDITQSIGGSQVNNDSIGESVRAGFKMGISPVTLLSFNTGYLWKGLRENSGRDFEGVVGKAGVNYGMTGKLTLSLAAERSLYEEIFLDQIYSVNDSIGLGLMYKPAAKIDVSIYGGASTKTFKGDSNIVTDNSAPARKDRFKEFRTGITWSPVRSLAADLRYSYTTRDSSFDIYNYRDNILEAGMSYKF